One part of the Salmo salar chromosome ssa10, Ssal_v3.1, whole genome shotgun sequence genome encodes these proteins:
- the LOC106613638 gene encoding kelch-like protein 26 isoform X1 yields the protein MAESDGGDFASNRPQNSMANQNSTLRCTFSAPSHSATLLQGLSVLRVQGQLLDVVLAINEERFQVHKAVLASCSDYFRAMFTGGMRESNKDTIELKGLSARGLKHIIDFAYSADVTLDLDCIQDVLGAAVFLQMVPVVELCEEFLKSAMSVETCLNIGQMATTFNLSSLKESVDTFTFRHFLQIAEEEDFLHIPMERLVFFLQSNKLKNCSEIDLFHAAIRWLQHDEARRAGANKVLCHVRFPLMRSSELVDSVQTVDIMVEDVLCRQYLLEAFNFQILPFRQHEMQSPRTMIRSEVVSLITFGGTPYTDNDRTVSSKVFYLPDIAARQFKELTEAETGSSHACVSVLDNFVYVVGGQHLQYRSGEGAVNICFRYDPHLSQWLRIQPMQEGRIQFQLNVLQGQLYATGGRNRSGSLSSVECYCPKKNEWTYVEPLKRRIWGHAGTPCGDKLYISGGYGVSVDDKKALHCYDPTSDQWDFKSPMNEPRVLHAMISAKDRVYCLGGRMDHVDRCFDVLVVEYYIPENDQWTTVSPMRAGQSEAGCCLLDKKIYIVGGYNWHLNNVTSIVQVYNTEADEWERDLHFPESFAGIACTPIILPQTTTQR from the exons ATGGCGGAGTCGGATGGTGGGGATTTCGCCTCGAATCGTCCGCAGAACAG TATGGCTAACCAGAATAGCACCCTGCGTTGCACGTTCTCAGCCCCAAGCCATAGCGCCACTCTCCTGCAGGGCTTGTCGGTCCTGCGAGTCCAGGGGCAGCTCCTGGATGTGGTGCTGGCCATCAATGAGGAGCGCTTCCAGGTTCACAAGGCAGTGCTGGCCTCCTGCAGTGACTACTTCAG AGCCATGTTCACCGGAGGCATGAGGGAGTCAAACAAGGACACCATTGAGCTGAAGGGCTTGTCCGCCCGCGGCCTGAAACACATAATTGACTTTGCTTACAGCGCAGACGTCACACTTGACCTGGACTGCATTCAGGATGTACTGGGAGCAGCTGTCTTTCTCCAGATGGTCCCAGTCGTGGAGCTCTGTGAGGAGTTCCTCAAGTCGGCCATGAGCGTAGAGACCTGCCTGAACATTGGCCAGATGGCCACCACCTTCAACCTGTCCTCCCTCAAAGAGTCTGTGGACACCTTTACCTTCCGCCACTTCCTGCAGATCGCGGAGGAGGAGGACTTCCTGCACATTCCCATGGAGCGCCTGGTCTTCTTCCTGCAGAGCAACAAGCTGAAGAACTGCAGCGAGATCGACCTGTTCCACGCTGCCATCCGCTGGCTGCAGCACGACGAGGCCCGCCGGGCCGGAGCCAACAAAGTGCTCTGCCATGTTCGATTCCCCCTCATGCGCTCCTCGGAGCTGGTGGACAGCGTGCAGACGGTGGACATCATGGTAGAGGACGTGCTGTGCAGGCAGTACCTCCTGGAGGCCTTCAACTTCCAGATCCTCCCCTTTCGTCAGCACGAGATGCAGTCCCCTCGGACCATGATCCGCTCCGAAGTAGTTTCGCTCATTACCTTTGGTGGGACACCCTACACTGACAATGATCGTACTGTGAGCAGTAAGGTGTTCTATCTTCCAGACATTGCAGCGCGTCAGTTCAAGGAACTAACGGAGGCGGAGACAGGTTCCAGCCACGCCTGTGTATCGGTGCTGGACAACTTTGTTTACGTAGTAGGCGGGCAGCACCTGCAGTACCGCAGCGGCGAAGGGGCGGTGAACATCTGCTTCCGCTATGACCCGCACCTGAGCCAATGGCTGCGCATCCAGCCGATGCAGGAGGGGCGTATTCAGTTCCAGCTCAACGTTCTTCAAGGACAACTCTACGCCACTGGGGGGCGCAATCGATCTGGAAGTCTGTCGTCCGTAGAGTGCTACTGTCCCAAGAAAAATGAGTGGACCTACGTGGAACCACTGAAACGCAGAATCTGGGGCCATGCAGGAACTCCCTGTGGTGACAAGCTTTACATCTCAGGGGGTTACGGTGTCTCGGTGGACGATAAGAAAGCCCTGCACTGTTATGATCCCACATCTGACCAATGGGACTTCAAATCGCCCATGAACGAGCCCAGAGTGCTTCATGCTATGATCAGCGCCAAAGACCGTGTTTACTGCCTGGGCGGTCGTATGGACCACGTGGACCGCTGCTTTGACGTCCTGGTGGTTGAGTATTATATTCCAGAGAATGACCAGTGGACCACTGTTAGCCCCATGCGAGCAGGACAATCTGAGGCAGGCTGCTGCTTGTTGGACAAAAAGATCTATATCGTTGGAGGGTACAATTGGCATCTAAACAATGTCACAAGCATCGTGCAAGTGTACAACACAGAGGCTGATGAGTGGGAGAGGGACTTGCACTTCCCTGAGTCTTTTGCAGGAATTGCGTGTACGCCGATCATACTTCCACAAACCACCACGCAACGGTAA
- the LOC106613638 gene encoding kelch-like protein 26 isoform X4: MAESDGGDFASNRPQNRAMFTGGMRESNKDTIELKGLSARGLKHIIDFAYSADVTLDLDCIQDVLGAAVFLQMVPVVELCEEFLKSAMSVETCLNIGQMATTFNLSSLKESVDTFTFRHFLQIAEEEDFLHIPMERLVFFLQSNKLKNCSEIDLFHAAIRWLQHDEARRAGANKVLCHVRFPLMRSSELVDSVQTVDIMVEDVLCRQYLLEAFNFQILPFRQHEMQSPRTMIRSEVVSLITFGGTPYTDNDRTVSSKVFYLPDIAARQFKELTEAETGSSHACVSVLDNFVYVVGGQHLQYRSGEGAVNICFRYDPHLSQWLRIQPMQEGRIQFQLNVLQGQLYATGGRNRSGSLSSVECYCPKKNEWTYVEPLKRRIWGHAGTPCGDKLYISGGYGVSVDDKKALHCYDPTSDQWDFKSPMNEPRVLHAMISAKDRVYCLGGRMDHVDRCFDVLVVEYYIPENDQWTTVSPMRAGQSEAGCCLLDKKIYIVGGYNWHLNNVTSIVQVYNTEADEWERDLHFPESFAGIACTPIILPQTTTQR, from the exons ATGGCGGAGTCGGATGGTGGGGATTTCGCCTCGAATCGTCCGCAGAACAG AGCCATGTTCACCGGAGGCATGAGGGAGTCAAACAAGGACACCATTGAGCTGAAGGGCTTGTCCGCCCGCGGCCTGAAACACATAATTGACTTTGCTTACAGCGCAGACGTCACACTTGACCTGGACTGCATTCAGGATGTACTGGGAGCAGCTGTCTTTCTCCAGATGGTCCCAGTCGTGGAGCTCTGTGAGGAGTTCCTCAAGTCGGCCATGAGCGTAGAGACCTGCCTGAACATTGGCCAGATGGCCACCACCTTCAACCTGTCCTCCCTCAAAGAGTCTGTGGACACCTTTACCTTCCGCCACTTCCTGCAGATCGCGGAGGAGGAGGACTTCCTGCACATTCCCATGGAGCGCCTGGTCTTCTTCCTGCAGAGCAACAAGCTGAAGAACTGCAGCGAGATCGACCTGTTCCACGCTGCCATCCGCTGGCTGCAGCACGACGAGGCCCGCCGGGCCGGAGCCAACAAAGTGCTCTGCCATGTTCGATTCCCCCTCATGCGCTCCTCGGAGCTGGTGGACAGCGTGCAGACGGTGGACATCATGGTAGAGGACGTGCTGTGCAGGCAGTACCTCCTGGAGGCCTTCAACTTCCAGATCCTCCCCTTTCGTCAGCACGAGATGCAGTCCCCTCGGACCATGATCCGCTCCGAAGTAGTTTCGCTCATTACCTTTGGTGGGACACCCTACACTGACAATGATCGTACTGTGAGCAGTAAGGTGTTCTATCTTCCAGACATTGCAGCGCGTCAGTTCAAGGAACTAACGGAGGCGGAGACAGGTTCCAGCCACGCCTGTGTATCGGTGCTGGACAACTTTGTTTACGTAGTAGGCGGGCAGCACCTGCAGTACCGCAGCGGCGAAGGGGCGGTGAACATCTGCTTCCGCTATGACCCGCACCTGAGCCAATGGCTGCGCATCCAGCCGATGCAGGAGGGGCGTATTCAGTTCCAGCTCAACGTTCTTCAAGGACAACTCTACGCCACTGGGGGGCGCAATCGATCTGGAAGTCTGTCGTCCGTAGAGTGCTACTGTCCCAAGAAAAATGAGTGGACCTACGTGGAACCACTGAAACGCAGAATCTGGGGCCATGCAGGAACTCCCTGTGGTGACAAGCTTTACATCTCAGGGGGTTACGGTGTCTCGGTGGACGATAAGAAAGCCCTGCACTGTTATGATCCCACATCTGACCAATGGGACTTCAAATCGCCCATGAACGAGCCCAGAGTGCTTCATGCTATGATCAGCGCCAAAGACCGTGTTTACTGCCTGGGCGGTCGTATGGACCACGTGGACCGCTGCTTTGACGTCCTGGTGGTTGAGTATTATATTCCAGAGAATGACCAGTGGACCACTGTTAGCCCCATGCGAGCAGGACAATCTGAGGCAGGCTGCTGCTTGTTGGACAAAAAGATCTATATCGTTGGAGGGTACAATTGGCATCTAAACAATGTCACAAGCATCGTGCAAGTGTACAACACAGAGGCTGATGAGTGGGAGAGGGACTTGCACTTCCCTGAGTCTTTTGCAGGAATTGCGTGTACGCCGATCATACTTCCACAAACCACCACGCAACGGTAA
- the LOC106613638 gene encoding kelch-like protein 26 isoform X2 translates to MANQNSTLRCTFSAPSHSATLLQGLSVLRVQGQLLDVVLAINEERFQVHKAVLASCSDYFRAMFTGGMRESNKDTIELKGLSARGLKHIIDFAYSADVTLDLDCIQDVLGAAVFLQMVPVVELCEEFLKSAMSVETCLNIGQMATTFNLSSLKESVDTFTFRHFLQIAEEEDFLHIPMERLVFFLQSNKLKNCSEIDLFHAAIRWLQHDEARRAGANKVLCHVRFPLMRSSELVDSVQTVDIMVEDVLCRQYLLEAFNFQILPFRQHEMQSPRTMIRSEVVSLITFGGTPYTDNDRTVSSKVFYLPDIAARQFKELTEAETGSSHACVSVLDNFVYVVGGQHLQYRSGEGAVNICFRYDPHLSQWLRIQPMQEGRIQFQLNVLQGQLYATGGRNRSGSLSSVECYCPKKNEWTYVEPLKRRIWGHAGTPCGDKLYISGGYGVSVDDKKALHCYDPTSDQWDFKSPMNEPRVLHAMISAKDRVYCLGGRMDHVDRCFDVLVVEYYIPENDQWTTVSPMRAGQSEAGCCLLDKKIYIVGGYNWHLNNVTSIVQVYNTEADEWERDLHFPESFAGIACTPIILPQTTTQR, encoded by the exons ATGGCTAACCAGAATAGCACCCTGCGTTGCACGTTCTCAGCCCCAAGCCATAGCGCCACTCTCCTGCAGGGCTTGTCGGTCCTGCGAGTCCAGGGGCAGCTCCTGGATGTGGTGCTGGCCATCAATGAGGAGCGCTTCCAGGTTCACAAGGCAGTGCTGGCCTCCTGCAGTGACTACTTCAG AGCCATGTTCACCGGAGGCATGAGGGAGTCAAACAAGGACACCATTGAGCTGAAGGGCTTGTCCGCCCGCGGCCTGAAACACATAATTGACTTTGCTTACAGCGCAGACGTCACACTTGACCTGGACTGCATTCAGGATGTACTGGGAGCAGCTGTCTTTCTCCAGATGGTCCCAGTCGTGGAGCTCTGTGAGGAGTTCCTCAAGTCGGCCATGAGCGTAGAGACCTGCCTGAACATTGGCCAGATGGCCACCACCTTCAACCTGTCCTCCCTCAAAGAGTCTGTGGACACCTTTACCTTCCGCCACTTCCTGCAGATCGCGGAGGAGGAGGACTTCCTGCACATTCCCATGGAGCGCCTGGTCTTCTTCCTGCAGAGCAACAAGCTGAAGAACTGCAGCGAGATCGACCTGTTCCACGCTGCCATCCGCTGGCTGCAGCACGACGAGGCCCGCCGGGCCGGAGCCAACAAAGTGCTCTGCCATGTTCGATTCCCCCTCATGCGCTCCTCGGAGCTGGTGGACAGCGTGCAGACGGTGGACATCATGGTAGAGGACGTGCTGTGCAGGCAGTACCTCCTGGAGGCCTTCAACTTCCAGATCCTCCCCTTTCGTCAGCACGAGATGCAGTCCCCTCGGACCATGATCCGCTCCGAAGTAGTTTCGCTCATTACCTTTGGTGGGACACCCTACACTGACAATGATCGTACTGTGAGCAGTAAGGTGTTCTATCTTCCAGACATTGCAGCGCGTCAGTTCAAGGAACTAACGGAGGCGGAGACAGGTTCCAGCCACGCCTGTGTATCGGTGCTGGACAACTTTGTTTACGTAGTAGGCGGGCAGCACCTGCAGTACCGCAGCGGCGAAGGGGCGGTGAACATCTGCTTCCGCTATGACCCGCACCTGAGCCAATGGCTGCGCATCCAGCCGATGCAGGAGGGGCGTATTCAGTTCCAGCTCAACGTTCTTCAAGGACAACTCTACGCCACTGGGGGGCGCAATCGATCTGGAAGTCTGTCGTCCGTAGAGTGCTACTGTCCCAAGAAAAATGAGTGGACCTACGTGGAACCACTGAAACGCAGAATCTGGGGCCATGCAGGAACTCCCTGTGGTGACAAGCTTTACATCTCAGGGGGTTACGGTGTCTCGGTGGACGATAAGAAAGCCCTGCACTGTTATGATCCCACATCTGACCAATGGGACTTCAAATCGCCCATGAACGAGCCCAGAGTGCTTCATGCTATGATCAGCGCCAAAGACCGTGTTTACTGCCTGGGCGGTCGTATGGACCACGTGGACCGCTGCTTTGACGTCCTGGTGGTTGAGTATTATATTCCAGAGAATGACCAGTGGACCACTGTTAGCCCCATGCGAGCAGGACAATCTGAGGCAGGCTGCTGCTTGTTGGACAAAAAGATCTATATCGTTGGAGGGTACAATTGGCATCTAAACAATGTCACAAGCATCGTGCAAGTGTACAACACAGAGGCTGATGAGTGGGAGAGGGACTTGCACTTCCCTGAGTCTTTTGCAGGAATTGCGTGTACGCCGATCATACTTCCACAAACCACCACGCAACGGTAA
- the LOC106613638 gene encoding kelch-like protein 26 isoform X3 encodes MASATRLLSFHLHWTLDVFSDYSDTLTDKERPRAMFTGGMRESNKDTIELKGLSARGLKHIIDFAYSADVTLDLDCIQDVLGAAVFLQMVPVVELCEEFLKSAMSVETCLNIGQMATTFNLSSLKESVDTFTFRHFLQIAEEEDFLHIPMERLVFFLQSNKLKNCSEIDLFHAAIRWLQHDEARRAGANKVLCHVRFPLMRSSELVDSVQTVDIMVEDVLCRQYLLEAFNFQILPFRQHEMQSPRTMIRSEVVSLITFGGTPYTDNDRTVSSKVFYLPDIAARQFKELTEAETGSSHACVSVLDNFVYVVGGQHLQYRSGEGAVNICFRYDPHLSQWLRIQPMQEGRIQFQLNVLQGQLYATGGRNRSGSLSSVECYCPKKNEWTYVEPLKRRIWGHAGTPCGDKLYISGGYGVSVDDKKALHCYDPTSDQWDFKSPMNEPRVLHAMISAKDRVYCLGGRMDHVDRCFDVLVVEYYIPENDQWTTVSPMRAGQSEAGCCLLDKKIYIVGGYNWHLNNVTSIVQVYNTEADEWERDLHFPESFAGIACTPIILPQTTTQR; translated from the exons ATGGCTTCTGCTACTCGTCTCCTTTCCTTTCATCTGCACTGGACACTGGATGTATTCTCTGACTATAGTGATACACTGACCGATAAAGAGAGACCCAG AGCCATGTTCACCGGAGGCATGAGGGAGTCAAACAAGGACACCATTGAGCTGAAGGGCTTGTCCGCCCGCGGCCTGAAACACATAATTGACTTTGCTTACAGCGCAGACGTCACACTTGACCTGGACTGCATTCAGGATGTACTGGGAGCAGCTGTCTTTCTCCAGATGGTCCCAGTCGTGGAGCTCTGTGAGGAGTTCCTCAAGTCGGCCATGAGCGTAGAGACCTGCCTGAACATTGGCCAGATGGCCACCACCTTCAACCTGTCCTCCCTCAAAGAGTCTGTGGACACCTTTACCTTCCGCCACTTCCTGCAGATCGCGGAGGAGGAGGACTTCCTGCACATTCCCATGGAGCGCCTGGTCTTCTTCCTGCAGAGCAACAAGCTGAAGAACTGCAGCGAGATCGACCTGTTCCACGCTGCCATCCGCTGGCTGCAGCACGACGAGGCCCGCCGGGCCGGAGCCAACAAAGTGCTCTGCCATGTTCGATTCCCCCTCATGCGCTCCTCGGAGCTGGTGGACAGCGTGCAGACGGTGGACATCATGGTAGAGGACGTGCTGTGCAGGCAGTACCTCCTGGAGGCCTTCAACTTCCAGATCCTCCCCTTTCGTCAGCACGAGATGCAGTCCCCTCGGACCATGATCCGCTCCGAAGTAGTTTCGCTCATTACCTTTGGTGGGACACCCTACACTGACAATGATCGTACTGTGAGCAGTAAGGTGTTCTATCTTCCAGACATTGCAGCGCGTCAGTTCAAGGAACTAACGGAGGCGGAGACAGGTTCCAGCCACGCCTGTGTATCGGTGCTGGACAACTTTGTTTACGTAGTAGGCGGGCAGCACCTGCAGTACCGCAGCGGCGAAGGGGCGGTGAACATCTGCTTCCGCTATGACCCGCACCTGAGCCAATGGCTGCGCATCCAGCCGATGCAGGAGGGGCGTATTCAGTTCCAGCTCAACGTTCTTCAAGGACAACTCTACGCCACTGGGGGGCGCAATCGATCTGGAAGTCTGTCGTCCGTAGAGTGCTACTGTCCCAAGAAAAATGAGTGGACCTACGTGGAACCACTGAAACGCAGAATCTGGGGCCATGCAGGAACTCCCTGTGGTGACAAGCTTTACATCTCAGGGGGTTACGGTGTCTCGGTGGACGATAAGAAAGCCCTGCACTGTTATGATCCCACATCTGACCAATGGGACTTCAAATCGCCCATGAACGAGCCCAGAGTGCTTCATGCTATGATCAGCGCCAAAGACCGTGTTTACTGCCTGGGCGGTCGTATGGACCACGTGGACCGCTGCTTTGACGTCCTGGTGGTTGAGTATTATATTCCAGAGAATGACCAGTGGACCACTGTTAGCCCCATGCGAGCAGGACAATCTGAGGCAGGCTGCTGCTTGTTGGACAAAAAGATCTATATCGTTGGAGGGTACAATTGGCATCTAAACAATGTCACAAGCATCGTGCAAGTGTACAACACAGAGGCTGATGAGTGGGAGAGGGACTTGCACTTCCCTGAGTCTTTTGCAGGAATTGCGTGTACGCCGATCATACTTCCACAAACCACCACGCAACGGTAA